In Streptomyces sp. NBC_00878, a single window of DNA contains:
- a CDS encoding ABC transporter ATP-binding protein yields MSTQLPVAERADVRRAAGRLIRADGRAFAVVLVLNALAAAAGLVGPWLLGRIIDEVRAGGGVAVVDRLALVILVCALAQLLLARGARYVGYRFGERTLARVREEFVDRTLALPASVVERAGTGDLTARGTADVSAVGTTLRDAGPELLICSVQCLFLLGAVFALDPLLGGCTLLAQTGIWLSLRWYLRRARDGYLAEGTATSEVAEILTATASGGRTVEAFRLQRRRIAASRDALETARHTRMYTLYLRTVFWVVVEISFVLPVAVVLVVGGALHARGAMSLGAVVAAALYLRQLESPLDTILMRMEQLQSSGASFARVEGLRRAPRAVPSGSQAQTPVPVPVPADDRIDVTEVRYSYDRGGEVLRGVDLTVRPGERLAVVGPSGAGKTTLSRLLAGIDAPRSGSVTVGGVPIVDLAPEQLRRQVVLVTQEHHVFLGTLRDNLLIAEPSAQDAELWAALAAVGADDWAQQLPEGLDTGFGPGSPHRADGSRAQQLALARVVLADPHTLILDEATALLDPATARHTERALAAVLEGRTVIAIAHRLHTAHDADRVAVMEDGRLTELGTHDSLVAADGAYAALWHSWHGERPGLPGGLPGQKSP; encoded by the coding sequence ATGAGCACGCAGCTGCCGGTCGCCGAGCGGGCCGACGTACGCAGGGCGGCCGGGCGGCTGATCCGCGCGGACGGCCGTGCCTTCGCCGTCGTACTCGTGCTGAACGCGCTGGCCGCCGCTGCCGGTCTGGTCGGACCCTGGCTGCTCGGCCGCATCATCGACGAGGTCCGGGCCGGTGGCGGCGTGGCGGTCGTGGACCGGCTGGCGCTGGTCATCCTGGTGTGCGCGCTGGCGCAGCTGCTGCTGGCGCGCGGCGCCCGGTACGTGGGGTACCGGTTCGGCGAGCGGACGCTGGCGCGGGTGCGCGAGGAGTTCGTCGACCGGACGCTGGCACTGCCCGCCTCGGTCGTGGAGCGGGCGGGCACGGGCGATCTGACGGCCCGGGGCACCGCCGACGTCTCCGCGGTGGGTACGACCCTGCGCGACGCCGGTCCCGAGCTGCTGATCTGCTCGGTCCAGTGCCTGTTCCTGCTCGGCGCGGTCTTCGCGCTCGACCCGCTGCTGGGCGGCTGCACGCTGCTCGCCCAGACCGGTATCTGGCTCTCGCTCCGCTGGTATCTGCGCCGGGCGCGCGACGGCTATCTCGCCGAGGGAACCGCCACGTCGGAGGTGGCCGAGATCCTCACGGCCACCGCCTCTGGCGGGCGTACGGTCGAAGCTTTCAGGCTCCAGCGGCGGCGGATCGCCGCGAGCCGGGACGCGCTGGAGACGGCCCGGCACACCCGGATGTACACGCTGTACCTGCGGACGGTGTTCTGGGTCGTCGTGGAGATCTCGTTCGTCCTGCCGGTGGCCGTCGTGCTGGTGGTCGGGGGCGCGCTGCACGCGCGGGGTGCGATGAGCCTGGGTGCGGTGGTCGCGGCGGCCCTGTATCTGCGTCAGCTGGAGTCACCGCTCGACACGATCCTGATGCGGATGGAGCAACTGCAGAGCAGCGGCGCCTCGTTCGCCCGTGTGGAGGGTCTGCGCCGGGCGCCGCGGGCCGTCCCGTCCGGCTCCCAGGCCCAGACCCCTGTCCCGGTCCCGGTCCCGGCGGACGACCGGATCGACGTGACGGAGGTGCGTTACTCGTACGACCGCGGGGGCGAGGTCCTGCGCGGGGTGGACCTGACCGTGCGGCCCGGGGAGCGGCTGGCCGTGGTCGGGCCCTCCGGTGCCGGGAAGACCACCCTTAGCCGGCTGCTGGCGGGCATCGACGCGCCGCGTTCCGGCTCGGTGACGGTGGGCGGGGTGCCGATCGTCGACCTCGCCCCGGAGCAGCTGCGGCGGCAGGTCGTCCTCGTCACCCAGGAGCACCACGTGTTCCTGGGCACGCTCCGCGACAACCTGCTGATCGCCGAACCGTCCGCCCAGGACGCCGAGTTGTGGGCGGCCCTCGCGGCGGTCGGTGCCGACGACTGGGCCCAGCAGCTGCCGGAGGGCCTCGACACCGGGTTCGGCCCCGGCAGCCCGCATCGCGCGGACGGCTCCCGGGCGCAGCAACTGGCTCTGGCCCGGGTCGTGTTGGCCGATCCGCACACGCTGATCCTCGACGAGGCCACGGCACTCCTGGACCCGGCGACCGCACGCCACACGGAGCGCGCGCTCGCCGCCGTCCTCGAAGGCCGCACCGTCATCGCGATCGCCCACCGCCTGCACACCGCCCACGACGCGGACCGGGTCGCCGTGATGGAGGACGGCCGGCTGACCGAACTGGGCACGCACGACAGCCTGGTGGCCGCCGACGGCGCGTACGCGGCCCTGTGGCACTCGTGGCACGGCGAGCGCCCGGGCCTTCCCGGGGGCCTTCCCGGGCAAAAGTCCCCATAG
- a CDS encoding DUF1990 family protein produces the protein MPYTYEDVGATRDGRCPPGFHPLHVRTRIGEGQEVFKSASQAVLTWELHRAVGVRITTDAPQAAPGVDVTVSLGLLQAPCRIVWTVDEPRRAGWAYGTLPGHPESGEEAFVVDRTGDGTVWLTITAFSRPAKWYAKAGGAATRGLQHAYARRCGVVLRRMCAGEDD, from the coding sequence ATGCCCTACACGTATGAGGACGTGGGCGCGACCCGCGACGGCCGGTGCCCACCCGGCTTCCACCCCCTGCACGTCCGCACCCGCATCGGCGAGGGCCAAGAGGTCTTCAAGTCCGCCTCCCAGGCGGTCCTGACCTGGGAACTCCACAGAGCGGTGGGCGTCAGGATCACCACGGACGCACCCCAGGCGGCCCCCGGCGTAGACGTAACAGTCAGCCTGGGCCTGCTGCAGGCCCCCTGCCGCATCGTCTGGACGGTGGACGAACCCCGCCGAGCCGGCTGGGCCTACGGCACCCTCCCCGGCCACCCGGAGTCCGGCGAGGAGGCCTTCGTGGTCGACCGCACGGGCGACGGCACGGTCTGGCTCACGATCACGGCCTTCAGCCGCCCGGCAAAGTGGTACGCCAAGGCGGGCGGGGCGGCGACCCGGGGGTTGCAGCATGCGTATGCGCGGAGGTGCGGGGTGGTGTTGCGGAGGATGTGCGCAGGGGAGGACGACTGA
- a CDS encoding M4 family metallopeptidase translates to MTPLYARRRRTTLAIATAVAAGALLTTGLTTGASAQSPAETSGGTTLAASPVQLTAAARTSLIQKADAATAETADELGLGAKEKLVVRDVVKDADGTTHTRYERTYAGLPVLGGDLVIHETKAGKTQGVTKATKATIAVSDVTPAIAKSAAEKQALNAAKAEGSTKSAADKAPRKVVWAADGTPVLAYETVVGGFQHDGTPQELHVITNAETGKQLYEWEAIQTGIGNSQYSGKVTIGTSLSGSTYQLNDTGRGAHKTYNLNRGTSGTGTLFTDADDTWGTGAASDTQTAGVDAHFGAQATWDFYKNVLGRNGIKNNGVAAYSRVHYGNAYVNAFWSDSCFCMTYGDGSGNAKPLTSIDVAGHEMTHGVTANTAGLVYSGESGGLNEATSDILGTAVEFYAANASDVGDYLIGEKIDIRGNGTPLRYMDKPSKDGASRDSWSSTLGSIDVHYSSGPANHFFYLLSEGSGTKTINGVTYTSTTSNGSTVTGIGRDKATKIWYKALTEYMTSTTKYAAARTATLSAASALYGATSTEYQAVQAAWAGINVN, encoded by the coding sequence GTGACCCCCCTCTACGCGCGTCGCCGCCGCACCACTCTGGCCATCGCCACCGCTGTCGCGGCCGGAGCCCTCCTCACCACCGGTCTGACCACCGGTGCCTCCGCCCAGTCCCCGGCCGAGACGTCCGGCGGGACCACCCTCGCCGCGTCGCCGGTCCAGCTGACCGCGGCAGCCCGTACGAGCCTGATCCAGAAGGCCGACGCCGCCACGGCGGAGACGGCCGACGAGTTGGGCCTCGGCGCCAAGGAGAAGCTGGTCGTCAGAGACGTCGTCAAGGACGCGGACGGCACGACGCACACCCGCTACGAGCGCACGTACGCCGGACTCCCGGTCCTCGGCGGCGACTTGGTCATCCACGAGACCAAGGCCGGCAAGACCCAGGGCGTCACCAAGGCGACGAAGGCCACCATCGCGGTCTCCGACGTCACCCCGGCCATCGCCAAGTCCGCCGCCGAGAAGCAGGCGTTGAATGCGGCGAAGGCGGAGGGCAGCACCAAGTCGGCGGCCGACAAGGCCCCCCGCAAGGTCGTCTGGGCGGCCGACGGCACGCCGGTCCTGGCCTACGAGACGGTCGTCGGCGGCTTCCAGCACGACGGCACCCCGCAGGAGCTGCACGTCATCACCAACGCGGAGACGGGCAAGCAGCTGTACGAGTGGGAGGCGATCCAGACCGGCATCGGCAACAGCCAGTACTCCGGCAAGGTCACCATCGGCACCTCGCTCTCGGGCTCGACGTACCAGCTGAACGACACCGGCCGCGGCGCCCACAAGACGTACAACCTCAACCGGGGTACGTCCGGCACCGGCACGCTCTTCACCGACGCGGACGACACCTGGGGCACGGGCGCGGCGTCGGACACCCAGACCGCCGGGGTGGACGCGCACTTCGGCGCTCAGGCCACCTGGGACTTCTACAAGAACGTCCTCGGCCGCAACGGCATCAAGAACAACGGCGTCGCCGCCTACTCCCGCGTCCACTACGGGAACGCGTACGTCAACGCCTTCTGGAGCGACAGCTGCTTCTGCATGACGTACGGCGACGGCTCGGGCAACGCCAAGCCGCTGACCTCGATCGACGTGGCGGGCCACGAGATGACGCACGGCGTCACCGCCAACACGGCGGGCCTGGTCTACAGCGGTGAGTCGGGTGGCCTGAACGAGGCGACCTCCGACATCCTCGGCACGGCGGTGGAGTTCTACGCGGCCAACGCCTCCGACGTCGGCGACTACCTCATCGGCGAGAAGATCGACATCAGGGGCAACGGCACCCCGCTGCGCTACATGGACAAGCCGAGCAAGGACGGCGCGTCCAGGGACAGCTGGTCGTCCACCCTGGGGAGCATCGACGTCCACTACTCCTCGGGCCCGGCGAACCACTTCTTCTACCTTCTCTCGGAGGGCAGCGGCACCAAGACGATCAACGGGGTCACCTACACCTCGACCACGTCGAACGGCTCGACGGTCACCGGCATCGGCCGCGACAAGGCCACCAAGATCTGGTACAAGGCGCTCACCGAGTACATGACGTCCACGACGAAGTACGCGGCCGCCCGCACGGCCACGCTGAGCGCGGCGTCGGCGCTGTACGGCGCGACGAGCACGGAGTACCAGGCGGTCCAGGCGGCCTGGGCCGGCATCAACGTCAACTGA
- a CDS encoding ABC transporter ATP-binding protein — MVDAYEEPGTPDCRGGARYLWWLIARQPGRAVAGALLGTVWMVLMALTPYLLSRAIDDGLEPGDQRALAGWSAALLGLGVFNSWVSIMRHRTMTKLRMDANFRSVKLVVGQATRLGAALSRRTAAGEVVTIGVGDVLTISQSLTVVGPGVGAAIAYVVVAGLLLSISLPLAAVVLLGVPLLVVLVGPLMSRLRGAETEYRERQSVLTARIGDLAGGLRVLNGLGGKGLFADAFRRDSQRLRAQGYRVGSVTSWIQALGIGLPTVFLAVVTWLAARLAAQGSITVGELVSVYGYGAVLVAPVAFFVECGYQLSRGVVAARRVVRFLALEPMATGRSAADAPAEPSVLHDPRSGVRVAPGRLTALVGARPAESAAVIDRFGRYTASTVTWGGVRLDEIALPQVRERILVADNEADLFVGTLRDLVSGRGDPDEEAIAGAVHAAVADDIVLGLPDGLDSVVDAQGRSLSGGQRQRVRLVRALLADPEVLLAVEPTSALDAHTEAAVATRLRAARSGRTTVVTSTSPLVLDQVDTVYYLVDGKVTAVGGHRELLDGEPGYRALVARDTEDTDATDAVGGTDADQVTAHPTVATVATDATGTTGTTGTTGTTDADESDLDAEEAMR, encoded by the coding sequence ATGGTCGACGCATACGAGGAACCCGGGACACCCGACTGTCGCGGCGGAGCCCGGTATCTCTGGTGGCTGATCGCCAGACAGCCGGGCCGGGCCGTCGCGGGGGCGCTGCTGGGCACCGTCTGGATGGTGCTGATGGCGCTGACGCCGTATCTGCTGTCCCGCGCGATCGACGACGGCCTCGAACCGGGCGACCAGCGGGCGCTGGCCGGCTGGTCCGCCGCGCTGCTGGGCCTCGGGGTGTTCAACTCGTGGGTGAGCATCATGCGGCACCGGACGATGACCAAGCTCCGGATGGACGCCAACTTCCGGTCGGTCAAGCTCGTGGTCGGGCAGGCGACCCGGCTGGGTGCCGCGCTGTCGCGCCGGACGGCGGCCGGGGAGGTCGTCACCATCGGCGTCGGTGACGTGCTGACGATCAGCCAGTCCCTGACCGTCGTGGGCCCCGGCGTGGGCGCGGCCATCGCCTACGTCGTCGTGGCCGGACTGCTGCTGTCGATCTCGCTGCCGCTGGCCGCGGTGGTCCTGCTCGGGGTGCCGCTGCTCGTCGTACTCGTCGGTCCGCTGATGAGTCGGCTGCGGGGCGCGGAGACGGAGTACCGCGAGCGGCAGAGCGTGCTGACGGCGCGGATCGGCGACCTCGCGGGCGGTCTGCGTGTCCTCAACGGCCTTGGCGGGAAAGGGCTGTTCGCCGACGCGTTCCGCCGGGACTCGCAGCGGCTGCGGGCGCAGGGGTACCGGGTCGGGTCGGTGACGAGCTGGATCCAGGCGCTCGGCATCGGGCTGCCGACGGTGTTCCTGGCCGTCGTGACGTGGCTGGCGGCCCGGCTCGCGGCCCAAGGGTCCATCACCGTCGGCGAGTTGGTGTCGGTGTACGGCTATGGCGCCGTCCTCGTGGCGCCGGTCGCCTTCTTCGTCGAGTGCGGCTACCAGCTCAGCCGGGGCGTGGTGGCCGCCCGGCGCGTCGTACGGTTCCTGGCCCTGGAGCCCATGGCGACGGGCCGCTCCGCCGCGGACGCGCCGGCGGAGCCCTCCGTACTGCACGATCCGCGATCCGGCGTCCGGGTCGCGCCGGGCAGGCTGACCGCGCTGGTCGGCGCCCGTCCGGCGGAGTCCGCCGCCGTGATCGACCGGTTCGGCCGGTACACGGCGTCGACGGTGACCTGGGGCGGCGTACGCCTCGACGAGATCGCCCTGCCGCAGGTACGGGAGCGCATCCTGGTCGCGGACAACGAGGCCGACCTGTTCGTGGGCACCCTGCGCGACCTGGTCTCCGGCCGCGGGGACCCGGACGAGGAGGCCATCGCCGGGGCCGTACACGCGGCCGTGGCGGACGACATCGTGCTCGGGCTGCCGGACGGGCTCGACTCGGTCGTCGACGCGCAGGGCCGCAGTCTCTCCGGAGGCCAGCGGCAGCGCGTACGCCTGGTGCGGGCGCTGCTCGCCGACCCCGAGGTGCTGCTCGCGGTCGAGCCCACCTCGGCGCTGGACGCGCACACCGAGGCCGCCGTCGCCACCCGGCTGCGTGCGGCGCGCTCGGGCCGCACGACCGTCGTGACCAGCACCTCACCACTCGTGCTCGACCAGGTGGACACCGTGTACTACCTGGTCGACGGCAAGGTCACGGCCGTCGGCGGCCATCGCGAACTCCTGGACGGGGAGCCGGGATACCGCGCGCTGGTGGCCCGCGACACAGAAGACACCGACGCTACGGATGCCGTCGGCGGCACGGATGCCGACCAAGTCACCGCGCACCCCACGGTCGCCACGGTCGCCACGGACGCCACGGGCACGACGGGCACGACGGGCACGACGGGCACGACGGACGCCGATGAATCGGACCTGGACGCAGAGGAGGCCATGCGATGA
- a CDS encoding ATP-binding protein: MRLGIVSGRRRHGKSYLLRALSEAVGGLYITAVRAEGRLPALQRFSEAIATHAGLRPGTLNLPDWRAVLTNSLDVMARRSETPLLIIDELPYLLQHSPELPGLIQQLYDEHQWSEGIGARVILCGSAMSVMHELLSGTNPLRGRAVIDLRLGAFDYRASRDFWQIEDPLTALHVHAVLGGAPGYRPIAGRPSPNDGFDEWLTHTLLDPGRAVYSPTETEYLLREDPRITQHTLYYDILTAIANGAGTPTKIGSALGRQRNAVTHPLDVLESTGYIHREQDILRPRHPVITLADPVIRFNQLITLPQETSVEQGFAEETWKSSTPTFNSKILGPHFEDLARTWTRRHAHTVLPNGLPGPVGTTEVADPAARTKHEVDVIALALGERPHSPRARIALLGEAKATAARRGTGDLQRLERIRDLLTEQGYDTSGVTLALFSLHGFHADVVELARGRGDLLLVDLETLYGV; encoded by the coding sequence ATGCGGCTTGGCATCGTGTCGGGACGGAGACGTCATGGGAAGTCCTACCTGCTGCGTGCGCTGTCCGAGGCGGTCGGCGGTCTGTACATCACCGCTGTCCGCGCGGAGGGCCGCCTCCCCGCTCTACAACGCTTCAGCGAGGCAATCGCCACGCACGCGGGCCTGCGCCCCGGCACCCTGAACCTTCCGGACTGGCGTGCGGTACTCACCAACTCTCTCGACGTCATGGCCCGCCGCTCCGAGACTCCACTCCTGATCATCGACGAGCTGCCCTATCTCCTCCAGCACAGCCCCGAACTCCCGGGCCTGATCCAGCAGTTGTACGACGAGCACCAGTGGAGCGAGGGCATCGGCGCCCGCGTCATCCTGTGCGGCTCGGCGATGAGCGTCATGCACGAACTGCTCTCCGGTACGAACCCGCTGCGCGGGCGCGCCGTCATCGACCTCCGCCTCGGTGCGTTCGACTACCGCGCCAGCCGCGATTTCTGGCAGATCGAAGATCCGCTCACCGCGCTCCACGTCCACGCGGTCCTCGGCGGCGCCCCGGGCTACCGGCCCATCGCCGGCCGCCCGAGCCCGAACGACGGCTTCGACGAATGGCTCACGCACACGCTCCTCGACCCGGGCCGGGCGGTCTACTCACCCACGGAGACCGAATACCTGCTCCGCGAGGACCCCCGCATCACGCAACACACGCTCTACTACGACATCCTCACGGCCATCGCGAACGGCGCCGGAACACCCACCAAGATCGGCTCCGCCCTGGGCCGCCAACGCAACGCGGTCACCCACCCCCTGGACGTCCTGGAATCCACGGGTTACATCCACCGCGAACAGGACATTCTCCGCCCTCGCCACCCGGTGATCACCCTCGCGGACCCGGTCATCCGTTTCAACCAACTCATCACGCTCCCCCAGGAGACCTCCGTCGAGCAAGGCTTCGCCGAAGAGACCTGGAAGTCCTCCACCCCCACCTTCAACTCCAAAATCCTCGGCCCTCATTTCGAGGACCTGGCCCGCACCTGGACCCGCCGACACGCACACACCGTCCTCCCCAACGGCCTCCCCGGCCCGGTCGGCACTACGGAGGTGGCGGACCCGGCGGCCCGCACAAAACACGAGGTCGACGTCATCGCCCTGGCCCTGGGCGAGCGCCCGCACTCCCCCCGCGCCCGCATCGCCCTGCTGGGCGAGGCCAAGGCAACGGCGGCTCGCCGCGGAACCGGCGACCTCCAACGCCTTGAGCGCATCCGCGACTTGCTGACCGAGCAGGGGTACGACACAAGCGGGGTGACGCTCGCACTGTTCTCACTGCACGGGTTCCACGCGGATGTGGTGGAACTGGCGCGGGGGCGGGGGGATTTGCTGCTGGTGGACCTGGAGACGCTGTATGGGGTGTGA
- a CDS encoding M4 family metallopeptidase, whose translation MLRRTSHRRTSHAAGTSQTAGTSQTAGSSRTAFASRSSRRKAAAGALVAVTALLAAAVQTGAATADARPAPGKLDKGSLAVKLSPAQRAALIRDADSAKADTAKELGLGAQEKLVVRDVVKDADGTVHTRYERTYAGLPVLGGDLVVDTAKSGKAEGVTRAVKAQLKGLTTSAAVKPAVAEKQALKAAAAEGSKKAEADGARKVIWAADGTPSLAYETVVGGLQHDGTPNELHVITDAATGKKLFEYQGVETGTGNTQYSGSVTLGSAQSGTTYNLTDTTRGSHKTNNLNRGTSGTGTLFSGADDVWGNGAASNLETAGADAHYGAALTWDYYKNVQGRSGIRGDGVGAYSRVHYGNNYVNAFWQDSCFCMTYGDGSGNAKPLTSIDVAAHEMTHGVTANTAGLNYSGESGGLNEATSDIFAAAVEFYGGNAQDVGDYLVGEKIDINGNGTPLRYMDKPSKDGASKDSWYSGIGSIDVHYSSGPANHFFYLLSEGSGTKTVNGVAYDSPTSDGLPVTGIGREKAELIWFKALATKFTSTTNYAAARTGTLAVAGELYGTTSAEYTAVQNAWAGINVGARPGGGGGGGTSFESTTAVAIPDNGAAVTSSITVSGQAGNAPTNLVVTPDITHTWRGDLVVDLVAPDGTSYRLKAFSSSDSADDVNEPYTVNASSEVANGTWQLKVQDQAAQDVGTINGWKITFPQV comes from the coding sequence GTGTTGAGACGCACCTCCCACAGACGCACCTCCCACGCCGCAGGCACTTCTCAGACCGCCGGAACTTCTCAGACCGCCGGTAGCTCCCGTACCGCGTTCGCCTCCCGTTCCTCCCGGCGCAAGGCCGCCGCCGGCGCGCTCGTCGCCGTAACCGCCCTGCTCGCCGCGGCCGTCCAGACGGGCGCCGCCACCGCCGACGCCAGGCCCGCCCCGGGCAAGCTCGACAAGGGCTCCCTGGCCGTCAAGCTCTCCCCCGCCCAGCGCGCCGCGCTGATCCGCGACGCCGATTCGGCGAAGGCGGACACGGCGAAGGAACTCGGCCTGGGCGCCCAGGAGAAGCTCGTCGTCCGTGATGTCGTCAAGGACGCCGACGGCACCGTTCACACGCGGTACGAGCGTACGTACGCCGGACTCCCGGTCCTCGGCGGCGACTTGGTGGTCGACACCGCCAAGTCGGGCAAGGCGGAGGGTGTTACGCGCGCGGTGAAGGCCCAGCTCAAGGGCCTGACCACCAGCGCGGCGGTGAAGCCGGCGGTCGCCGAGAAGCAGGCTCTGAAGGCCGCCGCGGCGGAGGGCTCGAAGAAGGCCGAGGCGGACGGCGCGCGCAAGGTGATCTGGGCGGCCGACGGCACGCCGAGCCTCGCGTACGAGACGGTGGTCGGGGGTCTGCAGCACGACGGCACCCCGAACGAGCTGCATGTCATCACGGACGCGGCCACCGGCAAGAAGCTCTTCGAGTACCAGGGCGTCGAGACGGGCACCGGCAACACCCAGTACAGCGGCTCGGTGACGCTCGGCAGCGCCCAGTCCGGGACGACGTACAACCTCACGGACACGACGCGCGGCAGCCACAAGACGAACAACCTGAACCGCGGTACGTCGGGCACCGGCACGCTCTTCTCCGGCGCGGACGACGTGTGGGGCAACGGCGCCGCGTCCAACCTGGAGACGGCGGGCGCGGACGCCCACTACGGGGCCGCGCTGACCTGGGACTACTACAAGAACGTCCAGGGCCGCAGCGGTATCCGCGGTGACGGCGTCGGCGCGTACTCCCGCGTCCACTACGGCAACAACTACGTCAACGCCTTCTGGCAGGACTCCTGCTTCTGCATGACGTACGGGGACGGCTCGGGCAACGCCAAGCCGCTCACGTCGATCGACGTGGCCGCGCACGAGATGACGCACGGCGTCACCGCCAACACCGCGGGCCTCAACTACAGCGGTGAGTCGGGCGGGTTGAACGAGGCGACCTCCGACATCTTCGCGGCGGCCGTCGAGTTCTACGGCGGCAACGCGCAGGACGTCGGCGACTACCTGGTCGGCGAGAAGATCGACATCAACGGCAACGGGACGCCGCTGCGTTACATGGACAAGCCGAGCAAGGACGGGGCGTCCAAGGACAGTTGGTACTCGGGCATCGGCTCGATCGACGTCCACTACTCCTCGGGCCCGGCGAACCACTTCTTCTACCTTCTCTCGGAGGGCAGCGGCACCAAGACCGTCAACGGTGTCGCGTACGACTCGCCGACCTCCGACGGTCTGCCGGTGACCGGAATCGGCCGGGAGAAGGCCGAGCTGATCTGGTTCAAGGCGCTCGCCACGAAGTTCACGTCGACGACCAACTACGCGGCGGCCCGCACCGGCACGCTCGCGGTCGCGGGTGAGCTGTACGGCACCACGAGCGCCGAGTACACGGCCGTCCAGAACGCGTGGGCCGGCATCAACGTCGGCGCCCGGCCCGGCGGTGGCGGGGGCGGCGGCACGTCGTTCGAGAGCACGACGGCCGTAGCGATTCCGGACAACGGAGCGGCGGTCACCTCGTCGATCACCGTCTCCGGCCAGGCCGGCAACGCTCCCACGAACCTGGTCGTCACCCCGGACATCACGCACACGTGGCGCGGTGACCTGGTCGTCGACCTGGTGGCACCGGACGGCACGAGCTACCGCCTCAAGGCCTTCAGCTCCTCGGACTCGGCGGACGACGTCAACGAGCCGTACACGGTGAACGCGTCCTCCGAAGTCGCCAACGGCACCTGGCAGTTGAAGGTCCAGGACCAGGCGGCGCAGGACGTCGGCACGATCAACGGCTGGAAGATCACCTTCCCGCAGGTCTAG
- a CDS encoding DUF4328 domain-containing protein produces the protein MSALLVVVALSDLFAVYVGVRLHTLLDAEEGSVLAWQQEVDEAYSLYGTAGQLQGYTYLASGIAFIVWFYGMRRYAGVLGPDRFRSGPSWAIGSWFIPLINFWMPYRIAVDMWGASTRLPADGEPHKVAFWPVNLWWGLFVTATLFQWYAGLRYRNAEDIAEIQDAVLQVMVADILEVAAAAAAVCFAVRLTAIQRVKAAEGPYVSA, from the coding sequence GTGTCGGCGCTGCTCGTGGTCGTCGCTCTCAGCGATCTGTTCGCTGTCTACGTCGGCGTCCGGCTGCACACCCTGCTCGACGCTGAGGAGGGCTCCGTCCTTGCCTGGCAGCAGGAGGTGGACGAGGCGTACTCGCTCTACGGGACCGCAGGGCAACTCCAGGGGTACACGTACCTTGCCTCCGGGATCGCCTTCATCGTCTGGTTCTACGGGATGCGCCGTTATGCCGGGGTGCTCGGGCCGGACCGGTTCCGTAGCGGCCCCAGCTGGGCGATCGGATCCTGGTTCATTCCGCTGATCAATTTTTGGATGCCCTATCGGATCGCGGTGGACATGTGGGGAGCCAGTACGCGGCTGCCGGCCGACGGCGAGCCGCACAAGGTCGCCTTCTGGCCGGTGAACTTGTGGTGGGGTCTGTTCGTCACGGCGACCTTGTTCCAGTGGTACGCCGGGCTGCGCTACCGGAATGCCGAAGACATCGCGGAGATCCAGGACGCCGTGCTTCAGGTGATGGTCGCCGACATTCTGGAAGTCGCCGCAGCGGCAGCCGCGGTGTGCTTCGCTGTCCGGCTGACGGCCATACAGCGGGTGAAGGCGGCCGAGGGACCGTACGTGTCGGCCTGA